The following proteins are encoded in a genomic region of Haloarcula marina:
- a CDS encoding acyl-CoA carboxylase subunit beta produces MKVRIAKGASREEASAIAAAVAEHVGETVEVYVGDSDEPTLVREVLEVDDTDADGVAAAEDLGPTDREKRLREEIADIERGGPEKYRERLADQGKLFVRDRLELWFGEDGLDFEDGRFANFDSWYGEDTDDRLPADGMVAGAGTLDGRKVHVAANDFTVKAGSVAERGVEKFIRLQQRALKSGRPALYLVDSSGGRIDQQRGFFANREGIGKFYYNHSILSGAVPQICVLYGPCIAGAAYTPVFSDFTVMVRGMSALAIASPRMVEMVTGEDIDLETLGGPDVHARHSGSADLVADDEEHARELVADLLTYLPDNCDERPPRAETVAPAKSPDGLDAVVPQEPNKGYDMHRVIERVVDGESFFELQPEYGKEILTGFARVDGRTVGVVANQPAQRAGAIFPDSARKAAEFVWKCDAFNVPLLYLCDTPGFMAGSSVEKEGILEAGKKMIYATSSATVPKQCVVVRKAYGAGIYAMSGPAYDPEATLALPSGEIAIMGPEAAINAVYANKLDAIEDPDERAERERELRESYREDIDVHRMASEVVIDEIVPPSDLRAELAARFEMYEDVEKDRPQKKHGTIL; encoded by the coding sequence ATGAAGGTCCGTATCGCGAAGGGCGCCAGCCGTGAGGAGGCGTCGGCCATCGCCGCCGCCGTCGCCGAACACGTCGGCGAAACCGTCGAAGTGTACGTCGGCGACAGCGACGAACCGACACTCGTCCGGGAAGTCCTCGAAGTCGACGATACCGACGCCGACGGCGTCGCCGCGGCCGAGGACCTCGGACCGACCGACCGCGAGAAGCGTCTCCGCGAGGAAATCGCCGACATCGAGCGCGGCGGCCCCGAGAAGTACCGCGAGCGACTGGCCGACCAGGGGAAACTGTTCGTCCGGGACCGCCTCGAACTGTGGTTCGGCGAGGACGGCCTCGACTTCGAGGACGGCCGGTTCGCCAACTTCGATAGCTGGTACGGCGAGGACACCGACGACCGACTCCCCGCCGACGGAATGGTCGCGGGGGCGGGGACGCTGGATGGCCGGAAGGTCCACGTCGCCGCCAACGACTTCACCGTGAAGGCCGGGTCGGTCGCCGAACGCGGCGTCGAGAAGTTCATCCGTCTCCAACAGCGCGCCCTGAAGTCCGGTCGCCCCGCGCTCTACCTCGTGGACTCCTCGGGCGGCCGCATCGACCAACAGCGGGGCTTCTTCGCCAACCGGGAGGGCATCGGGAAGTTCTACTACAACCACTCGATTCTCTCCGGCGCAGTCCCGCAGATTTGCGTCCTCTACGGCCCCTGTATCGCCGGTGCGGCCTACACGCCCGTCTTCTCGGATTTCACCGTGATGGTCCGGGGAATGAGTGCGCTCGCAATCGCCTCGCCGCGAATGGTCGAGATGGTCACCGGCGAGGACATCGACCTCGAAACGCTGGGCGGCCCGGACGTGCACGCCCGGCACTCGGGGAGCGCCGACCTCGTGGCCGACGACGAGGAGCACGCCCGCGAACTGGTCGCAGACTTGCTGACGTACCTCCCGGACAACTGCGACGAGCGACCGCCCAGAGCGGAGACGGTCGCACCCGCCAAATCTCCCGACGGCCTCGACGCCGTCGTCCCGCAGGAACCGAACAAAGGCTACGACATGCACCGGGTGATAGAGCGCGTCGTCGACGGCGAGTCGTTCTTCGAGCTACAACCGGAATACGGCAAAGAGATTCTCACCGGGTTCGCCCGCGTCGACGGCCGCACCGTGGGCGTCGTCGCCAACCAACCCGCCCAGCGCGCGGGGGCAATCTTCCCCGACTCGGCGCGGAAGGCCGCCGAGTTCGTCTGGAAGTGCGACGCGTTCAACGTCCCCCTGCTGTATCTCTGTGACACGCCGGGGTTCATGGCCGGGTCCAGCGTCGAGAAGGAGGGCATCCTCGAAGCGGGCAAGAAGATGATTTACGCCACCTCCTCGGCCACCGTCCCCAAGCAATGTGTCGTCGTCCGGAAGGCCTACGGTGCGGGCATCTACGCCATGTCCGGCCCGGCCTACGACCCCGAGGCGACGCTGGCGCTCCCGAGCGGCGAAATCGCCATCATGGGGCCGGAGGCGGCCATCAACGCCGTCTACGCGAACAAACTCGACGCCATCGAGGACCCCGACGAACGGGCCGAGCGCGAGCGCGAACTCCGAGAGTCCTACCGCGAGGACATCGACGTACACCGCATGGCGAGCGAAGTGGTCATCGACGAAATCGTCCCGCCGAGCGACCTGCGGGCGGAACTGGCCGCCCGGTTCGAGATGTACGAGGACGTGGAGAAGGACCGGCCACAGAAGAAACACGGCACGATTCTCTGA
- a CDS encoding Glu/Leu/Phe/Val family dehydrogenase, with the protein MSNEVNPFESLQEQIDDAAAYLEYPTDVLERLKHPERVLETNLSVEMDDGSIEVFKAFRSQFNGDRGPYKGGIRYHPQVSRDEVKALSGWMVYKCAAVNIPYGGGKGGIKLDPREYSDGEVERVTRSFAKELRPFIGEDRDIPAPDVNTGQREMNWIKDTYETLENTTEPGVITGKAPESGGSAGRVEATGRSVMLTTREAFDYLGKDVGEATVAVQGYGNAGSVAAKLIDDLGANIVAVSDSSGAVYNPDGFDARAAKSHKNETGSVTGFEDATEELTNEELLTLDVDLLIPAALENAINGDIAQEVQADIIVEAANGPLTPRADDVLTDRDVAVFPDILANAGGVTVSYFEWVQNRQRFYWEEQRVNDELERVITNAFDNLVKTYERTDAPSFRTAMYVVAIERVVNAAEEAGIWP; encoded by the coding sequence ATGTCTAACGAGGTGAACCCGTTCGAGAGCTTGCAGGAGCAAATCGACGACGCGGCCGCCTATCTGGAGTACCCGACCGACGTTCTCGAACGGTTGAAACACCCGGAGCGGGTCTTGGAGACGAACCTCTCCGTGGAGATGGACGACGGGTCCATCGAGGTGTTCAAGGCCTTCCGCTCGCAGTTCAACGGCGACCGCGGCCCGTACAAGGGCGGGATTCGCTATCACCCGCAGGTCTCTCGCGACGAGGTGAAGGCGCTCTCGGGGTGGATGGTGTACAAGTGCGCCGCCGTCAACATCCCCTACGGCGGCGGGAAGGGCGGCATCAAACTCGACCCCCGCGAGTACTCCGACGGCGAGGTGGAGCGCGTCACGCGCTCGTTCGCCAAGGAACTGCGCCCGTTCATCGGCGAGGACCGAGACATCCCCGCGCCCGACGTGAACACCGGCCAGCGGGAGATGAACTGGATAAAGGACACCTACGAGACCTTAGAGAACACGACCGAACCCGGCGTCATCACCGGGAAAGCCCCCGAATCGGGCGGGAGCGCAGGTCGCGTCGAAGCGACCGGTCGCTCAGTGATGCTCACCACGCGGGAGGCGTTCGACTACCTCGGGAAGGACGTCGGCGAGGCCACCGTCGCGGTCCAGGGCTACGGCAACGCCGGGTCCGTCGCCGCGAAACTCATCGACGACCTCGGCGCGAACATCGTCGCCGTCTCGGACTCCTCGGGGGCCGTCTACAACCCCGACGGTTTCGACGCCCGGGCCGCTAAAAGTCACAAGAACGAGACCGGGTCGGTCACGGGGTTCGAGGACGCCACCGAGGAACTGACCAACGAGGAACTGCTGACGCTGGACGTGGACCTCCTCATCCCGGCGGCGCTGGAGAATGCCATCAACGGCGACATCGCCCAGGAGGTGCAGGCGGACATCATCGTCGAAGCCGCCAACGGCCCGCTGACGCCGCGGGCCGACGACGTGCTGACCGACCGCGACGTGGCCGTCTTTCCCGACATCCTCGCCAACGCGGGCGGCGTCACGGTGTCGTACTTCGAGTGGGTCCAGAACCGCCAGCGCTTCTACTGGGAGGAACAGCGCGTCAACGACGAACTCGAACGGGTCATCACGAACGCCTTCGACAACCTCGTCAAGACGTACGAGCGGACCGACGCCCCGAGTTTCCGCACCGCGATGTACGTCGTCGCCATCGAACGCGTCGTCAACGCCGCCGAGGAAGCGGGCATCTGGCCCTGA
- a CDS encoding HpcH/HpaI aldolase/citrate lyase family protein, which translates to MARRSILFAPGDDPAKLRKAPTSDADVVVFDLEDAVVPDAKAAARETVRAALSDVLPADCEVCVRVNSVDGEAADDVAELADGPHPDSLMLPKTRTGEDVRSLAALAAEVGIDCPILALVESAAGVLHAEEIAAADPTDALLFGAEDLAGDIGATRTTEGNEVEHARQHVVLAARASGVTPVDTHFPNFTDHDGLRREAERARQLGYDGKLAIHPAQATVINEVFTPDAERIEWATRILSARDEADGGVFVVDGEMIDAPQIRQAERVLDRAGVDWS; encoded by the coding sequence ATGGCCCGGAGAAGCATCCTGTTCGCGCCCGGCGACGACCCGGCGAAACTCCGGAAGGCGCCGACGAGCGACGCCGACGTGGTCGTCTTCGACCTCGAAGACGCCGTCGTCCCGGACGCGAAGGCGGCGGCCCGCGAGACGGTTCGGGCGGCGCTGTCCGACGTGCTCCCCGCCGACTGTGAGGTGTGCGTGCGCGTCAACTCCGTCGACGGGGAGGCGGCCGACGACGTGGCCGAACTCGCGGACGGCCCACACCCGGACTCCCTCATGCTCCCGAAGACGCGAACCGGCGAAGACGTGCGTTCGCTCGCGGCCCTCGCGGCCGAGGTAGGTATCGACTGCCCGATACTGGCGCTCGTCGAGTCCGCAGCGGGTGTCCTGCACGCCGAGGAAATCGCGGCCGCCGACCCGACGGACGCCCTCCTGTTCGGGGCCGAGGACCTCGCGGGCGACATCGGCGCGACCCGAACCACGGAGGGGAACGAGGTCGAACACGCCCGTCAACACGTCGTCCTCGCCGCACGAGCCTCGGGGGTGACGCCCGTCGACACGCACTTTCCGAACTTCACCGACCACGACGGCCTCCGTCGAGAGGCAGAGCGGGCGCGTCAGTTGGGTTACGACGGGAAACTCGCTATCCACCCCGCGCAGGCGACGGTCATCAACGAGGTGTTCACGCCGGACGCCGAGCGCATCGAGTGGGCCACCCGAATTCTGTCAGCCCGCGACGAGGCCGACGGCGGCGTGTTCGTCGTCGACGGCGAGATGATAGACGCACCACAGATTCGACAGGCCGAACGGGTGCTGGACCGCGCTGGCGTCGACTGGTCCTGA
- a CDS encoding CPBP family intramembrane glutamic endopeptidase: MPAPDRSRLARFVVALLALAAAVVAVSLVTGIRLVALAPVYMFTPMVAAFVATLTTGVSPSTVGLRVGRPTWLAVAALLSLPLVALTLALSLAIPGVAFDPSANPLPGVALPGGVLGLLVTLAIALAAGVTINAAFAFGEEFGWRGYLLWELAPLGFWKASGLIGVCWGLWHAPVILDGYNFPSFPLVGVGMMVLACVAFSPLYTYVVLRARSVLAAAFLHGVFNASAGFVFVYATTESAVLRQLVASSVGLASVVAFAVGTGVVVARGVPTLDRAAVEGR; this comes from the coding sequence ATGCCCGCCCCCGATAGGTCCCGTCTCGCACGGTTCGTGGTCGCCCTCTTGGCGCTCGCCGCCGCCGTCGTCGCCGTCTCGCTGGTTACCGGGATTCGACTGGTCGCGCTCGCGCCCGTCTACATGTTCACGCCGATGGTCGCCGCGTTCGTCGCCACGCTCACGACCGGCGTCTCGCCGTCGACGGTTGGCTTGCGTGTCGGCCGCCCGACGTGGCTCGCCGTCGCCGCCCTCCTCTCGCTCCCGCTTGTCGCGCTGACGCTCGCCCTCTCGCTGGCCATCCCCGGTGTCGCGTTCGACCCGAGCGCGAACCCGCTTCCCGGGGTCGCCCTCCCTGGCGGCGTTCTTGGCCTGCTGGTGACGCTCGCTATCGCGCTCGCCGCAGGGGTCACGATAAACGCCGCCTTCGCCTTCGGTGAGGAGTTCGGCTGGCGCGGCTATCTCCTGTGGGAACTCGCGCCGCTCGGCTTCTGGAAGGCGTCGGGCCTCATCGGCGTCTGCTGGGGTCTGTGGCACGCGCCCGTCATCCTCGACGGCTACAACTTTCCCTCGTTTCCGCTGGTCGGCGTCGGGATGATGGTGCTCGCCTGCGTCGCGTTCTCGCCGCTGTACACCTACGTCGTCCTCCGCGCGAGGTCGGTGCTGGCCGCCGCGTTCCTCCACGGCGTATTCAACGCCTCGGCCGGGTTCGTGTTCGTCTACGCGACCACCGAGAGCGCGGTCCTCCGCCAACTGGTCGCCAGTTCCGTCGGCCTCGCCAGCGTCGTCGCGTTCGCCGTCGGGACGGGGGTCGTGGTCGCCCGCGGCGTCCCGACGCTGGACCGGGCCGCCGTCGAGGGTCGATAA
- a CDS encoding MaoC family dehydratase encodes MAKERDRVLASMTGLYFEEFTEGETIRHEKRRTISESDNQRFCDLTMNQQPLHLDAEFASETQFGERVVNGLYTMSLAVGLTVPDTTDGTIVANLAYDDVEHPAPVFHGDTVRAETTVTNTRLTSDEERGVVTMRVDVFKQDDTLVCSFERTALVERRPA; translated from the coding sequence ATCGCTAAGGAGCGGGACCGCGTCCTCGCGTCCATGACCGGTCTGTACTTCGAGGAGTTCACCGAGGGCGAGACCATCCGCCACGAGAAGCGCCGGACGATAAGCGAGAGCGACAATCAACGCTTCTGCGATTTGACCATGAACCAGCAACCGCTCCATCTGGACGCCGAGTTCGCGAGCGAGACGCAGTTCGGCGAGCGGGTGGTCAACGGTCTCTACACCATGTCGCTGGCCGTCGGCCTCACCGTCCCCGACACGACGGACGGAACCATCGTCGCGAACCTCGCGTACGACGACGTGGAACACCCCGCGCCGGTGTTCCACGGCGACACCGTCCGTGCAGAGACGACGGTGACGAACACCCGACTCACCAGCGACGAGGAGCGCGGCGTCGTCACGATGCGCGTCGACGTGTTCAAACAGGACGACACGCTCGTCTGCTCGTTCGAGCGGACGGCGCTGGTCGAACGCCGACCGGCGTAA